The proteins below come from a single Alnus glutinosa chromosome 9, dhAlnGlut1.1, whole genome shotgun sequence genomic window:
- the LOC133878356 gene encoding transcription factor LHW: MGFLLKEALKSLCSPNQWSYAVFWKIGCQNPKLLIWEDCYYEPSPSSAPCISGSETFREWEGSWDSPEIRSSQLRSQVGDKVHSLVNVMMMNNQVNVVGEGIVGRAAFTGNHQWILSNNYNRDAHLSEVLNEVHHQFSAGMQTVVVIPILPHGVVQLGSSLSIMENIGFVNDVRNLILQLGCIPGALFSDNYAIIDSAEKIGVPVNFGVPVSVEPSGNYKVTNPSHLMVDDRNKQSNSSQASRLVGQSSHSLIGEIRNNLYTASTFRPPNKIQTMRKSHDDICQQKATPMMKPNFSFNSRLESGVVGAEVIPSNPDAWRSQQSSFSNSRSGLNYQPGFGQLGGSYNSQNIMEQHILSGAGVQDYLNKNSSASSTLKMSQLRTNGGLILDPHIGSVATQLSEGNKLHGEIDNCSKPNSFPCSLPNLHRADDGNLSGAHLTELELPYACSSKTKGVPLHGLSDQLTTSNMLSGEVDQRHISTVVKHNQTKLAPRGQKMDTDFFHGLEILLPHPYKHMSLSEHIPGFLPDYQNHDSENQTHTTNAKHEDVCTQLPTGDDLFDILGVEFKNKLLSGTWNNLLANGPDKNTQSLGENSSVLMNMEGAGSDFYSVSEGISESGIFTGIGNDHLLDAVVSRAHSASKQRSDDDVSCRTTLTKISSSSVPSSSPTYGCGSMSDHVQGELYGLHKPLGKPGTVETSSLRPGYSKDDAGNCSQTTSTYASHISSWVEQGSNVKRDSSVSTAYSKRPDEINKSNRKRLKPGENPRPRPKDRQMIQDRVKELREIVPNGAKCSIDALLERTIKHMTFLQSVTKHADKLKQTGESKIVSKEGGLLLKDNFEGGATWAYEVGSQSMVCPIIVEDLNPPRQMLVEMLCEERGFFLEIAEIIRGLGLTILKGVMEARNDKIWARFAVEANRDITRMEIFMSLVRLLEQTVKGSAGSGNGIDNNNMMVHCSYPQAAPIPATGRPSGLQ; the protein is encoded by the exons ATGGGGTTCTTGCTCAAAGAGGCGCTCAAGTCGCTGTGCAGTCCGAATCAGTGGTCCTATGCTGTGTTCTGGAAGATCGGATGTCAAAACCCTAA GCTATTGATTTGGGAAGATTGTTATTATGAACCTTCACCAAGTTCCGCTCCATGCATTTCTGGATCTGAGACTTTTAGAGAGTGGGAGGGATCCTGGGATTCTCCAGAAATTCGCTCCTCTCAGCTTCGGAGCCAAGTAGGGGACAAAGTCCATTCACTGGTTAATGTTATGATGATGAATAATCAAGTTAATGTAGTGGGTGAAGG gaTAGTTGGGCGAGCTGCATTTACAGGAAACCATCAGTGGATTCTTTCAAACAATTACAATAGGGATGCCCATCTATCAGAG GTTCTAAATGAGGTTCATCACCAATTTTCAGCTGGAATGCAG ACAGTTGTAGTTATTCCTATTCTTCCACATGGGGTTGTTCAACTTGGTTCTTCTTTGTCT ATTATGGAGAATATTGGATTTGTGAATGACGTGAGGAATTTAATCCTGCAACTAGGATGTATCCCTGGTGCTCTTTTTTCTGACAACTACGCAATAATAGATTCTGCTGAGAAAATTGGGGTACCAGTTAATTTTGGAGTGCCCGTATCTGTGGAACCTTCTGGAAATTATAAAGTGACAAATCCCTCACATTTGATGGTTGATGACCGCAACAAACAAAGCAATTCATCTCAGGCTTCAAGGCTTGTTGGTCAATCATCTCATTCTCTAATAGGAGAGATTCGGAATAACCTGTATACTGCCTCAACATTTCGACCTCCTAACAAGATCCAAACAATGCGGAAATCCCATGATGACATTTGCCAACAAAAAGCTACTCCTATGATGAAGCCAAACTTTTCTTTCAACAGCCGACTTGAGAGTGGAGTTGTGGGAGCTGAAGTGATCCCCTCAAATCCTGATGCATGGCGGAGCCAGCAGTCTTCTTTCAGCAATTCAAGATCTGGGTTGAATTATCAACCTGGCTTTGGCCAATTGGGGGGAAGTTATAACAGCCAAAATATAATGGAGCAACATATTTTGTCAGGTGCTGGTGTTCAAGATTATCTCAATAAGAACTCAAGTGCATCAAGTACTTTAAAAATGTCTCAACTGAGAACAAATGGAGGGCTAATACTTGATCCCCACATAGGTTCTGTTGCTACTCAATTGTCTGAAGGAAATAAGTTACATGGTGAAATCGATAATTGTTCAAAGCCAAATTCATTTCCTTGTTCTCTTCCAAACCTACATAGAGCAGATGACGGTAATCTTTCTGGCGCACATCTCACTGAACTTGAGCTTCCATATGCTTGTTCATCGAAGACAAAGGGGGTTCCTTTACATGGTCTGTCGGATCAATTAACTACCAGTAACATGCTTTCAGGAGAAGTTGATCAAAGACATATTTCCACAGTTGTGAAGCATAATCAGACCAAGTTGGCACCAAGGGGACAGAAAATGGATACCGATTTTTTTCATGGCCTTGAGATCCTACTCCCCCATCCATACAAGCATATGTCTTTGAGTGAGCATATCCCTGGTTTTTTGCCTGATTACCAGAACcatgacagtgaaaatcagaCTCACACTACAAATGCTAAACATGAAGATGTATGTACCCAGCTTCCAACAGGGGACGACTTATTTGATATTTTGGGTgtggaatttaaaaataaactacttAGTGGCACTTGGAATAATTTGCTTGCTAATGGGCCAGATAAAAATACGCAAAGTCTGGGTGAGAATTCTTCAGTGTTAATGAATATGGAGGGTGCGGGTTCAGATTTTTATTCAGTAAGTGAAGGAATATCAGAGAGTGGTATCTTCACTGGGATAGGCAATGACCACCTTTTAGATGCTGTGGTCTCCAGGGCTCACTCCGCTTCCAAGCAGAGGTCAGATGATGATGTGTCTTGTAGGACAACATTAACAAAGATCAGTAGCTCCTCTGTTCCTAGTAGTTCTCCCACCTATGGATGTGGCAGCATGTCTGATCATGTGCAGGGGGAGTTGTATGGCCTTCATAAGCCTCTAGGAAAACCAGGGACTGTAGAAACTAGTTCTCTTAGACCTGGTTATAGCAAGGACGATGCAGGAAACTGTTCTCAAACTACTTCCACTTATGCATCTCATATCAGTTCGTGGGTTGAGCAGGGTAGTAATGTGAAGCGTGATAGTAGCGTGTCAACAGCATATTCTAAGAGGCCTGATGAAATCAACAAATCAAACCGCAAAAGGCTTAAACCTGGGGAGAACCCGAGACCCAGGCCAAAGGATCGCCAGATGATCCAAGATCGTGTGAAGGAGTTGCGGGAAATTGTGCCAAATGGGGCAAAA TGTAGCATAGATGCACTACTTGAACGTACCATCAAGCATATGACTTTCTTGCAAAGTGTCACAAAGCATGCGGACAAGCTAAAACAAACCGGGGAGTCCAAG ATTGTTAGTAAAGAAGGTGGACTACTTTTGAAAGACAATTTTGAGGGAGGGGCGACATGGGCATATGAGGTTGGCTCACAATCCATGGTCTGCCCCATTATAGTTGAAGATCTGAATCCACCTCGTCAGATGCTTGTGGAG ATGCTTTGTGAAGAACGGGGTTTCTTTTTAGAAATAGCTGAAATAATCAGAGGATTGGGTTTGACAATCTTGAAGGGGGTGATGGAAGCTCGAAATGACAAAATATGGGCACGCTTTGCAGTTGAG GCAAATAGGGACATAACGAGGATGGAAATATTTATGTCATTAGTTCGCCTCTTGGAGCAAACTGTGAAGGGCAGTGCAGGATCAGGTAATGGCATTGATAACAACAATATGATGGTCCACTGCTCTTATCCCCAAGCTGCCCCTATACCTGCAACTGGAAGGCCCAGTGGCTTGCAATGA